In Ruminococcaceae bacterium R-25, one genomic interval encodes:
- a CDS encoding nickel-dependent lactate racemase, which yields MKVEFGYGKGVQTVDIPDKNLDQILVANKIEHERRGPDAVVYALENPIGSPRLKDLAKPGQKICIITSDISRPLPSFDVIPSILDELYLAGCDPKDITVVFALGSHRPHTEEEKKKLVGERVYSEVKCIDSDPSDCIHMGDTSRGTPVDITRSVAEADFRIGVGNIEFHYFAGYSGGAKALMPGVSTPSAIQANHRMMIDEKACAGNLNGNPIRADIEESETFCHLSFIVNPILDEHKHIVYCVAGDVTKAHRAGCKYLDQMYRKPLKRRADIVLVSQGGAPKDANLYQTQKALDNSKYAVRDGGTIIVIGACNEGLGSAKFEEWLTTANTPDELIERVGRDFQLGGHKAAAIAMVLKHAKIVLISEMDDDFVRSIFLEPMHSAQEAFDEAYARYGEDCSVICMPFGGATLPMPPEE from the coding sequence ATGAAGGTTGAATTCGGTTACGGAAAAGGCGTACAGACAGTTGATATTCCTGACAAGAATCTTGATCAAATCCTTGTCGCAAATAAGATCGAGCATGAAAGACGCGGTCCTGATGCCGTTGTCTATGCGCTCGAAAATCCTATCGGATCGCCCCGTTTAAAAGACCTCGCAAAGCCCGGTCAGAAGATCTGCATCATCACGAGCGACATCTCAAGACCATTACCGAGTTTTGACGTAATCCCTTCTATCCTTGATGAGCTCTATCTCGCAGGATGTGATCCAAAGGACATCACAGTAGTTTTCGCGCTCGGATCACACAGACCTCACACCGAAGAAGAAAAGAAAAAGCTCGTCGGCGAGCGCGTTTACAGTGAAGTTAAATGCATCGACAGTGACCCTTCTGACTGCATCCATATGGGAGATACTTCCAGAGGAACACCCGTTGATATCACAAGAAGCGTTGCAGAAGCGGATTTCAGGATCGGTGTCGGCAATATCGAGTTCCACTATTTCGCAGGATATTCCGGCGGAGCAAAGGCTCTTATGCCCGGCGTCTCCACTCCTTCTGCAATCCAGGCAAACCACCGCATGATGATCGATGAAAAAGCCTGCGCAGGAAACCTCAACGGAAACCCTATCAGAGCAGACATTGAAGAGTCAGAGACATTCTGCCACCTCTCCTTCATCGTTAACCCTATCCTCGATGAACATAAACACATCGTTTACTGCGTTGCAGGCGACGTTACCAAAGCTCACAGAGCAGGCTGCAAGTACCTTGATCAGATGTACAGAAAACCTCTTAAGAGAAGAGCTGACATCGTTCTCGTATCACAGGGCGGCGCTCCTAAGGATGCTAACCTCTACCAGACACAGAAGGCTTTGGACAACTCCAAGTATGCAGTAAGAGACGGAGGCACGATAATCGTCATCGGCGCATGCAATGAGGGCCTCGGCAGCGCCAAGTTCGAAGAGTGGCTCACGACAGCCAATACACCTGACGAGCTTATCGAGAGAGTCGGAAGAGATTTCCAGTTAGGCGGACACAAGGCAGCTGCCATCGCAATGGTATTAAAGCATGCAAAGATCGTCCTTATCTCAGAGATGGACGATGACTTCGTAAGATCCATTTTCTTGGAGCCAATGCACTCAGCTCAGGAAGCATTTGACGAAGCTTATGCAAGATACGGAGAAGACTGCTCTGTAATCTGCATGCCTTTCGGCGGTGCTACTCTTCCTATGCCTCCCGAAGAGTAA
- a CDS encoding diguanylate cyclase (GGDEF)-like protein: MTRRLNIGLVIDDIDNFFSNQAAIGAEQAAKVLDANLFIFPGHYIGKTDSRYADKKYEYQYNTIFNLPTERNVDIIYVLQGLICSRADIEVQTSFLNRMPKVPIVCLFSDFKGYHSVTFDNASGLRSSINHLIEKHGAKDIGFVSGPITNRDARERLDIYKKTLMEHGIEVDEKKIVYGDFSMASEGVVDDLITRNEKLDAIVFANDSMAVGGYNALNNRGLVPGKDIFVSGFDDDIFSVSLEPPLTTVEASSASLAYKAVLNAENYIKGTALMDMTVETHLVQRSSCGCEDFDADVMLERLNLDGDDIDSKEFNKKINRYLFNDFVDAGPISEALERFIRSFVSLLTTEKKKETLETMNHEMSVLLRSELFALSTREKFFNVLQTMQYKAIRATNNNKERVLIDEAFTKFFRRLAFSGILPANSARRRNERMRGVVNRQMSEVFLGDTGREIPYEHLLKGLNGLGFSKSLLYIYQGNVKNYGDFDWRPPTSILLKAIADGTSIKTLTDEQQLLRTESIFENEFITGEGRRTMIVSPLFVGEDVYGVLVHELPVVNAFSVSSIASRLSVTLRSLFMMEEQNKAKMALQRSLERFIRDNTKLEEIAQKDELTGLFNRRGFIANSEKQLTDPVNQRKVAIICYADLDNLKMINDQYGHDDGDFALRTIAQVLQESFRETDIIGRFGGDEFITLAITGADCNPEKIKARIESVIRKYNDKYKKPYPIDMSTGIYKFIVSDTIDIYDVINQADGLLYQEKIRKKSGRTN; the protein is encoded by the coding sequence ATGACAAGAAGACTGAACATCGGTCTGGTTATAGATGATATTGATAATTTCTTCTCAAACCAGGCTGCAATAGGCGCTGAGCAGGCTGCCAAAGTACTTGATGCAAATCTGTTTATTTTTCCCGGTCACTACATTGGAAAGACCGACAGCAGATATGCTGACAAAAAATATGAATACCAGTACAACACGATCTTTAACCTCCCGACAGAGCGTAATGTGGACATTATTTATGTCCTCCAGGGACTTATTTGTTCGAGAGCCGATATTGAGGTTCAGACGAGCTTTTTAAACAGAATGCCGAAGGTCCCGATCGTATGCCTTTTCTCGGATTTTAAGGGCTATCATTCAGTTACTTTCGATAACGCATCAGGTTTAAGAAGTTCCATCAATCACCTGATCGAAAAACATGGCGCTAAGGATATCGGTTTTGTCTCAGGTCCTATTACAAACAGGGATGCCCGTGAAAGACTTGATATATATAAGAAAACCCTTATGGAACACGGTATTGAAGTCGATGAGAAAAAGATCGTATATGGCGATTTCTCAATGGCAAGCGAAGGCGTAGTAGACGATCTTATTACAAGGAACGAAAAACTTGATGCTATCGTTTTCGCAAACGATTCAATGGCAGTAGGCGGCTATAATGCGCTTAACAACAGAGGTCTTGTTCCGGGCAAAGATATTTTTGTCTCGGGTTTTGATGACGACATTTTCTCCGTGTCTTTGGAACCGCCGCTTACGACTGTTGAAGCGAGCTCCGCATCACTCGCATATAAGGCTGTCCTTAATGCAGAGAACTATATCAAAGGTACTGCTTTAATGGACATGACGGTTGAGACTCATCTCGTTCAGAGGAGCTCATGCGGTTGCGAAGATTTCGATGCTGACGTAATGCTCGAGAGATTAAACCTCGACGGTGATGACATCGACAGCAAAGAGTTCAACAAGAAGATAAACAGATATCTTTTCAACGATTTCGTTGATGCTGGACCTATTTCAGAAGCGCTCGAAAGATTTATCAGATCCTTTGTCTCTTTGCTGACTACTGAAAAGAAGAAAGAAACGCTCGAGACAATGAATCACGAGATGTCTGTCCTCTTAAGATCAGAACTTTTCGCTCTGTCTACCAGAGAGAAATTTTTCAATGTTCTTCAGACGATGCAGTATAAGGCAATAAGAGCAACTAATAACAATAAAGAACGTGTTCTTATTGATGAAGCATTTACGAAGTTTTTCAGGCGTCTCGCATTCTCCGGAATCCTTCCTGCGAATTCCGCAAGGAGAAGGAACGAGAGAATGAGAGGTGTCGTTAACCGCCAGATGAGCGAAGTCTTCTTAGGCGACACCGGCAGGGAAATCCCCTATGAGCATCTGTTAAAAGGTCTTAACGGTCTGGGATTTTCAAAATCACTTTTGTATATATACCAGGGTAACGTAAAGAATTACGGCGATTTCGACTGGAGGCCGCCGACGTCAATACTTCTCAAGGCAATAGCCGACGGCACTTCGATAAAGACTCTTACTGATGAGCAGCAACTCCTTAGAACGGAGAGTATTTTCGAGAACGAATTCATCACCGGCGAAGGAAGACGCACGATGATCGTATCACCTCTGTTCGTAGGCGAAGATGTATATGGTGTTCTGGTCCACGAACTTCCTGTCGTTAATGCATTCAGCGTATCTTCAATTGCATCACGCCTGTCTGTTACATTAAGATCTTTGTTCATGATGGAAGAGCAGAACAAAGCAAAGATGGCTCTGCAGCGCTCTCTGGAAAGATTTATCAGGGATAATACGAAGCTTGAAGAGATCGCCCAGAAAGACGAACTCACAGGGTTATTTAACAGGCGCGGCTTTATCGCAAATTCCGAAAAGCAGTTAACAGATCCTGTCAATCAGCGCAAGGTAGCGATTATCTGCTATGCGGATCTGGATAATCTCAAAATGATAAATGACCAGTATGGTCACGATGACGGTGACTTTGCGTTAAGAACTATCGCACAGGTCCTTCAGGAATCTTTCAGAGAGACTGATATCATCGGCCGTTTCGGCGGTGATGAGTTTATCACTCTGGCTATCACAGGCGCTGACTGCAATCCGGAAAAAATCAAGGCAAGAATCGAAAGCGTAATCAGGAAATATAACGATAAATATAAAAAGCCATATCCCATTGATATGAGTACGGGCATATATAAATTCATCGTTTCCGACACCATTGACATCTACGATGTTATCAACCAGGCAGACGGACTTCTTTATCAGGAGAAGATCAGGAAAAAGTCGGGAAGAACGAACTGA
- a CDS encoding diguanylate cyclase (GGDEF)-like protein, with protein sequence MSNKVSLPDNYHIVWSEEFNKDSLKEEFWNAETRAAGWTDGEKQEYAGTECLEVKDGCLSIRPRITTNNSGEKRFLSARISSFGKKDFTYGKIIARIKAPKAKGLLSYIRLMPSESYDKETSSYKEFPLHGQIDMVEIAGNRTDEAASRIAFGYPYTQRSGSYQRLNTDFSTDFHIFSFEWDQDEMIFACDGKEYYRTSYWFSRNGENEEPYPAPFNKPFHLVLGVSVGSDKLGKGSDNPAGFEDNDAEFLVDYIRVYQKPRYNRQVNRPARVLALNTGDNTKVKNGNAFYVAEGDLSAHVSFMEDELIITPSYISGVSGETRLLQGGFPFKSGETYEFSFEGRADEERTIRCIFKSDDTDEQITEPYIIRLDRNWQKHRMVFEAPKDYDSASIVFAINAFSKASIHIRNILLRKRNGNDDRRKLIAVCGVWDDSDNYSLFLRALQTEEINKDYIISSFTFNVDNPDPVQTELELDFANLLLRMDLACVIIFGEMIKTREVIYRLAEIGHEKGVPVITFQRPVKGCINADFDYGSAFEAMVKHIIEDHGARRLDMFGGFRDNPFSEDRIMIFKKVLDDHGIKTSTANIFYGDFWQAPAFTEMNELLENGYELPDAIVCANDSMAIGVMDALKRHGKRIPEDVIVTGFDGIWQGQFNDPVLTTCELDYKQIPEQILKRIREWNDGIKNENDSFLIPYKPMHMQSCGCKKRDEFPWSKIVDVLAEENQDSFRHMLEMGRFVSRMTSSENLDEAADNLQNSIWMWRSQYYFVGIVEPDECCHSIFHGRANKYTFAQKFYRMKYPMPDYDIILSKDSNINVLLFKQIRSNTESFGYVVNGYSSVSMRSQQRFEEFGHFINAAVNAVNNNRKLISTSRANEILSEQDFLTGLYNRRGFFTVLNKLLNVPANKGKILSLFSIDMDKLKTINDTYGHENGDFAIQTLARAMLKYVKDNGIAARYGGDEFAFAIIGDKKLEGEVKDIRNEIEQYADADPAMTDKPYEVGASLGVAERVIDSNIDIEDMILEADSKMYADKMARKRLRGF encoded by the coding sequence ATGAGTAACAAGGTCTCGCTGCCGGACAATTATCACATTGTCTGGTCTGAAGAATTTAATAAGGATTCCCTTAAAGAAGAGTTCTGGAATGCAGAGACTCGTGCAGCGGGCTGGACTGACGGAGAAAAACAGGAATATGCAGGAACCGAGTGCCTTGAAGTCAAGGACGGGTGCCTCTCGATAAGACCCAGGATAACTACGAATAATTCAGGCGAGAAGAGATTCCTTTCCGCCAGGATCAGTTCGTTCGGAAAAAAGGATTTCACTTACGGCAAGATAATTGCCAGGATCAAAGCTCCGAAGGCAAAAGGGCTCTTGAGCTATATCAGGCTTATGCCTTCAGAAAGCTATGATAAAGAAACCAGCAGTTACAAAGAATTCCCTTTGCACGGCCAGATCGACATGGTCGAGATTGCCGGAAACAGGACCGATGAGGCAGCTTCGAGGATTGCCTTCGGTTATCCTTATACACAGCGTTCCGGAAGCTACCAGAGGCTTAATACGGACTTTTCTACAGACTTCCATATATTCTCTTTTGAGTGGGACCAGGATGAGATGATCTTTGCATGTGACGGCAAAGAATATTACAGGACATCTTACTGGTTCTCAAGAAACGGCGAAAACGAGGAGCCGTATCCTGCACCGTTTAACAAGCCTTTCCATCTGGTCTTGGGCGTTTCCGTAGGATCGGATAAACTGGGTAAAGGCTCTGACAATCCTGCAGGGTTTGAAGATAACGATGCAGAGTTCCTGGTAGATTACATAAGGGTCTATCAGAAGCCGAGATATAACAGACAGGTCAACAGACCTGCAAGAGTTTTAGCGCTCAATACAGGCGATAATACCAAAGTAAAAAACGGTAATGCTTTCTATGTTGCAGAAGGTGATCTTTCGGCACATGTAAGCTTCATGGAAGACGAGCTCATAATCACGCCTTCTTATATCTCCGGAGTGTCCGGTGAGACGAGGCTTTTGCAGGGAGGTTTCCCTTTTAAGAGCGGCGAGACTTATGAGTTCTCGTTCGAAGGCAGAGCGGATGAAGAGCGCACGATAAGATGCATCTTCAAATCTGATGATACTGATGAACAGATCACAGAACCATACATAATAAGGCTCGACAGAAATTGGCAGAAGCACAGGATGGTCTTCGAAGCGCCGAAAGATTACGACAGCGCTTCCATCGTATTTGCGATCAATGCATTCTCAAAAGCATCCATTCATATCCGTAATATCCTCTTGAGAAAAAGGAACGGAAACGATGACAGACGCAAGCTTATTGCTGTCTGCGGAGTGTGGGATGACTCTGATAACTACAGCCTCTTTTTAAGGGCTTTGCAGACAGAAGAGATCAACAAAGACTACATTATCTCGAGCTTTACTTTTAATGTTGATAATCCTGATCCGGTACAGACAGAATTAGAACTTGATTTTGCAAATCTTCTCCTTCGGATGGATCTCGCTTGCGTGATCATTTTCGGTGAGATGATAAAGACACGCGAAGTTATCTACAGGCTCGCTGAGATCGGCCATGAAAAGGGCGTTCCGGTAATCACATTTCAAAGACCCGTTAAGGGTTGTATCAATGCTGATTTCGATTACGGTTCGGCATTCGAGGCAATGGTAAAACACATAATAGAAGATCACGGTGCCAGGAGGCTCGACATGTTTGGCGGCTTCAGGGATAATCCGTTCTCCGAAGACAGGATCATGATCTTCAAAAAAGTGCTTGACGATCACGGCATTAAAACTTCAACTGCAAATATCTTTTACGGAGATTTCTGGCAGGCTCCCGCATTCACTGAGATGAATGAGCTTTTGGAAAACGGCTATGAACTGCCCGATGCTATCGTATGTGCAAACGATTCGATGGCAATAGGTGTCATGGATGCACTCAAGCGCCACGGAAAGAGGATTCCTGAAGATGTAATAGTTACAGGTTTTGACGGCATCTGGCAGGGTCAGTTCAACGATCCGGTCTTAACCACATGCGAGCTCGATTATAAGCAGATCCCTGAGCAGATCCTAAAGCGTATCCGCGAATGGAATGACGGAATAAAAAACGAAAACGATTCCTTCCTGATCCCTTATAAGCCTATGCATATGCAGTCCTGCGGCTGTAAGAAGCGTGATGAGTTCCCGTGGTCCAAGATAGTAGATGTATTGGCAGAAGAAAACCAGGATTCGTTCAGGCACATGCTCGAGATGGGAAGATTCGTATCGAGGATGACGTCATCCGAGAATCTTGATGAAGCTGCAGACAACCTCCAGAATTCCATCTGGATGTGGAGAAGCCAGTATTATTTCGTAGGCATTGTAGAACCCGATGAATGCTGCCATTCGATATTCCACGGCAGAGCGAATAAGTATACCTTTGCACAGAAGTTCTACCGCATGAAATATCCCATGCCGGATTACGATATCATCCTTTCGAAAGACAGTAATATCAATGTTCTCCTTTTCAAACAGATAAGGTCCAACACCGAGTCATTCGGCTATGTCGTAAACGGTTATTCCAGCGTGTCGATGAGATCGCAGCAGAGATTTGAAGAGTTCGGACACTTCATTAATGCTGCAGTTAATGCGGTCAATAACAACCGTAAGCTTATCTCGACCAGCAGGGCAAATGAGATACTTTCAGAGCAGGATTTCTTAACCGGTCTTTATAACAGGAGAGGCTTTTTCACGGTGCTCAATAAACTCCTTAATGTTCCTGCAAATAAGGGCAAGATATTATCTTTGTTCTCTATCGACATGGATAAGCTCAAGACCATAAACGACACTTACGGACACGAGAACGGAGACTTTGCTATACAGACTTTGGCAAGGGCAATGTTAAAATATGTTAAGGACAACGGCATTGCAGCAAGATACGGCGGCGATGAGTTTGCTTTCGCGATAATAGGCGATAAGAAACTCGAAGGCGAAGTTAAAGATATCAGAAATGAGATCGAGCAGTATGCTGACGCCGATCCTGCAATGACAGATAAGCCTTATGAGGTCGGAGCGAGCCTTGGTGTTGCCGAGCGCGTTATCGACAGCAATATTGATATAGAAGACATGATACTTGAAGCCGATTCGAAGATGTATGCAGACAAGATGGCGAGAAAGCGTCTGCGTGGCTTCTAA
- a CDS encoding L-glutamine synthetase, with protein sequence MLSNFEEAKNFIQENDIKMIDFRMIDLNGRWHHLTIPADRFSESTMTAGIGFDGSNYGFAPVEKSDMVFIPDLSSAAIDDFCEIKTLSMIGDVRIIGKNENIPFNQEPRNVCKRAEEYMQEIGVADTFLLGPEFEFYVFDEVTYNNRPNSSGFTLDGAEAFWNTGEFGSLGFQTPHQGGYHAAPPQDIAYDYRSRVSMLMENQGIKVKYHHHEVGSAQMEIEVEFAPMTEMADKTMLTKYIIRNEAVKEGKTATFMPKPIYGEAGSGMHVHMLMFKDGQPIFYDENGYSGLSQTALYFIGGVLRHVSAICAFSNPSTNSYKRLLPGFEAPVTIGYATANRSAVIRIPAYAKAPDKKRFELRNPDATCNPYYCYAAILMAGLDGIKNKIDPEAEGYGPYDFNLFNLSDEDKKKIKGLPKSLGSALKALEKDHDFLTAGGVFPIELINLWIANRRKDLGRHISMPTPMEYEMYYDL encoded by the coding sequence ATGCTAAGTAACTTTGAGGAAGCGAAGAACTTCATTCAGGAAAACGACATCAAGATGATCGACTTCCGAATGATCGACTTGAATGGCAGATGGCATCATCTGACGATCCCTGCCGACAGATTCTCCGAATCTACAATGACAGCAGGCATAGGATTTGACGGCAGCAACTATGGTTTTGCGCCTGTCGAAAAGAGTGACATGGTATTTATTCCTGATCTCTCCAGCGCCGCTATCGACGATTTCTGTGAGATCAAGACTCTTTCCATGATCGGTGATGTCAGGATCATCGGCAAAAACGAGAACATTCCTTTTAACCAGGAACCCAGAAACGTTTGCAAGCGTGCAGAAGAATACATGCAGGAGATCGGTGTCGCCGATACATTCCTGTTAGGACCGGAATTCGAATTTTATGTTTTCGACGAGGTCACATATAACAACAGGCCCAACAGTTCAGGCTTCACGCTTGACGGCGCTGAAGCATTCTGGAACACCGGAGAGTTCGGAAGTCTGGGCTTCCAGACACCGCACCAGGGCGGCTACCACGCAGCACCCCCGCAGGACATCGCATACGACTACAGATCCCGCGTATCCATGCTCATGGAGAACCAGGGCATCAAGGTCAAGTATCACCATCACGAAGTAGGCTCTGCCCAGATGGAGATCGAAGTCGAGTTCGCGCCCATGACCGAGATGGCCGACAAGACCATGCTCACCAAGTACATCATCAGGAACGAAGCAGTCAAGGAAGGCAAGACAGCTACATTCATGCCTAAGCCGATATACGGTGAAGCCGGCTCCGGCATGCATGTTCACATGCTGATGTTTAAGGACGGCCAGCCCATATTCTACGATGAGAACGGCTATTCAGGCCTCTCGCAGACGGCTCTGTACTTCATCGGAGGCGTTCTCCGTCACGTTTCCGCTATCTGCGCATTTTCGAACCCTTCGACGAACTCTTATAAGAGACTTCTCCCGGGCTTTGAAGCACCTGTTACGATCGGCTACGCTACCGCAAACAGAAGTGCGGTAATCCGAATCCCGGCATATGCGAAGGCACCTGATAAGAAGAGATTCGAACTCAGGAACCCTGATGCAACCTGCAATCCGTACTATTGCTATGCTGCGATCCTCATGGCAGGTCTGGACGGCATCAAGAACAAGATAGATCCTGAAGCTGAAGGCTACGGCCCTTATGACTTCAACCTCTTCAATCTTTCCGATGAGGATAAGAAAAAGATCAAGGGCTTGCCGAAGTCATTAGGTTCGGCATTGAAGGCTCTCGAGAAGGATCACGACTTCCTCACCGCAGGCGGCGTTTTTCCGATCGAACTGATCAACCTCTGGATCGCCAACCGCAGAAAGGATCTTGGCCGCCACATCTCCATGCCCACACCGATGGAGTATGAGATGTACTACGATTTGTAA
- a CDS encoding cell division inhibitor SepF has translation MGTFNVKNFFGSMFTPVEDEMEENYYGEEEGYTEEDAYEQEPIAEESYYEEPRTFVQEQPAVTTPVMQHNATVIMLTPYDIRTSQIVCDHIREGHIVICNLTNTDKNQRVVDYISGGVYALGGRVEPTPVKTTFVCTPKSVNLVVENQEAEQVGTKVSAL, from the coding sequence ATGGGCACTTTTAACGTTAAGAATTTCTTCGGCAGCATGTTCACACCTGTAGAAGATGAGATGGAAGAAAACTATTACGGTGAGGAAGAGGGCTACACTGAAGAAGATGCATACGAGCAGGAGCCTATTGCAGAGGAATCCTACTATGAGGAGCCTCGCACCTTCGTTCAGGAGCAGCCCGCAGTTACAACACCTGTAATGCAGCACAACGCAACAGTCATAATGCTCACACCTTATGACATCAGAACAAGCCAGATCGTTTGCGATCACATCCGTGAAGGCCACATCGTAATCTGCAACCTCACAAACACTGATAAGAATCAGAGAGTTGTTGACTACATCTCCGGCGGTGTTTATGCATTAGGCGGAAGAGTAGAGCCTACACCTGTTAAGACAACATTCGTTTGCACACCTAAGTCTGTAAACCTCGTTGTTGAAAATCAGGAAGCTGAGCAGGTTGGTACAAAGGTTTCCGCACTCTGA
- a CDS encoding undecaprenyl-diphosphatase, with translation MGWDAGFLIYIQEHIRSDVLNPVMTVLTHTGDKGILFIALCLVLLLIPRTRRVGLIAAVSIAIESILNNLLIKNIVARTRPYDEIEGLKTLVGRQVDYSFPSGHTGAAFAVAGAIVVVALLGLPVIEETGKIQRSKMTLIYKLCAVLMLIYAVLLAFSRLYVGVHYPTDVLGGILLGSATSAMAYLIYQVLIKKLHERKINKKEA, from the coding sequence ATGGGCTGGGATGCAGGATTCTTGATCTACATACAAGAGCATATCAGATCGGATGTTTTAAATCCGGTCATGACCGTGCTGACCCATACAGGTGACAAGGGAATCCTCTTTATCGCTTTGTGCCTTGTACTACTCCTCATTCCGAGAACAAGAAGAGTCGGCCTTATCGCTGCTGTCAGCATCGCGATCGAATCGATCTTAAACAATCTTCTGATAAAGAATATCGTAGCCAGAACAAGACCTTACGATGAGATCGAAGGACTTAAAACACTTGTCGGCAGACAAGTGGATTACTCCTTCCCTTCAGGCCACACAGGCGCTGCATTTGCAGTCGCAGGCGCCATCGTAGTCGTAGCATTACTCGGTCTTCCCGTTATTGAAGAAACCGGAAAGATCCAGCGCTCGAAAATGACTCTCATCTATAAGCTCTGCGCCGTTCTCATGCTCATATACGCAGTCCTTTTAGCTTTCTCAAGACTCTATGTCGGAGTTCATTATCCGACAGATGTATTAGGAGGCATTCTCCTTGGGTCAGCAACGAGCGCCATGGCATACCTCATCTACCAGGTCCTGATAAAGAAACTTCACGAGAGAAAGATAAATAAAAAGGAAGCCTGA